A genomic stretch from Canis lupus baileyi chromosome 3, mCanLup2.hap1, whole genome shotgun sequence includes:
- the VPS4A gene encoding vacuolar protein sorting-associated protein 4A isoform X3 — MKAIDLVTKATEEDKAKNYEEALRLYQHAVEYFLHAIKYEAHSDKAKESIRAKCMQYLDRAEKLKDYLRNKEKHGKKPVKENQSESKGSDSDSEGDNPEKKKLQEQLMGAVVIEKPNIRWNDVAGLEGAKEALKEAVILPIKFPHLFTGKRTPWRGILLFGPPGTGKSYLAKAVATEANNSTFFSVSSSDLMSKWLGESEKLVKNLFELARQHKPSIIFIDEVDSLCGSRNENESEAARRIKTEFLVQMQGVGNNNDGTLVLGATNIPWVLDSAIRRRFEKRIYIPLPEEAARAQMFRLHLGSTPHNLTDANIHELARKTEGYSGADISIIVRDSLMQPVRKVQSATHFKKVCGPSRTNPSVMIDDLLTPCSPGDPGAMEMTWMDVPGDKLLEPVVCMSDMLRSLATTRPTVNADDLLKVKKFSEDFGQES; from the exons ATG AAAGCCATTGATCTGGTGACAAAAGCCACAGAAGAGGATAAAGCCAAGAATTACGAGGAGGCACTCCGGCTCTACCAGCATGCCGTGGAGTATTTCCTACACGCTATCAAAT ATGAGGCACACAGCGACAAGGCCAAGGAGAGCATTCGAGCCAAGTGCATGCAGTACCTAGATCGGGCCGAGAAGCTGAAGGATTATTTACGAAACAAAGAGAAGCATGGCAAGAAGCCAGTGAAAGAAAATCAGAGTGAGAGCAAGGG CAGTGATAGTGACAGTGAAGGGGACaacccagagaaaaagaaattgcaagAACAACTGATGG GTGCTGTTGTGATAGAGAAGCCCAACATTCGGTGGAATGATGTGGCTGGGCTGGAGGGGGCCAAGGAAGCCCTCAAAGAAGCTGTCATTTTGCCAATTAAATTCCCACACTTGTTCACAG GCAAGCGTACGCCTTGGCGAGGGATACTGCTCTTCGGACCCCCTGGCACAGGGAAATCCTACCTGGCCAAAGCAGTGGCCACGGAGGCCAACAACTCCAccttcttctctgtgtcctcCTCGGACCTGATGTCTAAGTGGTTGGGGGAGAGTGAGAA GCTAGTCAAGAACCTGTTTGAGCTGGCCAGGCAGCACAAGCCCTCCATCATCTTCATCGATGAGGTGGATTCCCTCTGCGGGTCCCGCAATGAAAATGAGAGTGAGGCCGCCCGAAGGATCAAAACGGAGTTCTTGGTTCAGATGCAGG gGGTGGGGAATAACAACGATGGGACTCTGGTTCTTGGTGCCACAAACATCCCATGGGTGTTGGATTCAGCCATTAGAAGGAG GTTTGAAAAGAGGATTTACATCCCACTGCCCGAGGAGGCTGCCCGTGCCCAGATGTTCCGGTTGCATCTGGGGAGCACTCCCCACAATCTCACGGATGCCAACATCCATGAGCTGGCCCGGAAGACGGAAGGCTACTCAGGTGCCGACATCAGCATCATTGTGCGGGACTCCCTCATGCAGCCTGTCAGAAAAGTTCAGTCAGCAACACACTTCAAAAAG GTCTGTGGCCCTTCCCGCACCAACCCTAGCGTTATGATCGATGACCTCCTGACCCCATGCTCACCAGGGGACCCGGGGGCCATGGAGATGACTTGGATGGATGTCCCCGGTGACAAACTCCTAGAGCCTGTGGTTTGCATG TCGGACATGCTCCGGTCTCTGGCCACCACTCGGCCCACCGTGAATGCAGATGACCTCTTGAAAGTGAAGAAATTCTCAGAGGACTTTGGACAGGAGAGTTAA
- the VPS4A gene encoding vacuolar protein sorting-associated protein 4A isoform X4: MTTSTLQKAIDLVTKATEEDKAKNYEEALRLYQHAVEYFLHAIKYEAHSDKAKESIRAKCMQYLDRAEKLKDYLRNKEKHGKKPVKENQSESKGSDSDSEGDNPEKKKLQEQLMGAVVIEKPNIRWNDVAGLEGAKEALKEAVILPIKFPHLFTGKRTPWRGILLFGPPGTGKSYLAKAVATEANNSTFFSVSSSDLMSKWLGESEKLVKNLFELARQHKPSIIFIDEVDSLCGSRNENESEAARRIKTEFLVQMQGVGNNNDGTLVLGATNIPWVLDSAIRRRFEKRIYIPLPEEAARAQMFRLHLGSTPHNLTDANIHELARKTEGYSGADISIIVRDSLMQPVRKVQSATHFKKVCGPSRTNPSVMIDDLLTPCSPGDPGAMEMTWMDVPGDKLLEPVVCMTP, translated from the exons AAAGCCATTGATCTGGTGACAAAAGCCACAGAAGAGGATAAAGCCAAGAATTACGAGGAGGCACTCCGGCTCTACCAGCATGCCGTGGAGTATTTCCTACACGCTATCAAAT ATGAGGCACACAGCGACAAGGCCAAGGAGAGCATTCGAGCCAAGTGCATGCAGTACCTAGATCGGGCCGAGAAGCTGAAGGATTATTTACGAAACAAAGAGAAGCATGGCAAGAAGCCAGTGAAAGAAAATCAGAGTGAGAGCAAGGG CAGTGATAGTGACAGTGAAGGGGACaacccagagaaaaagaaattgcaagAACAACTGATGG GTGCTGTTGTGATAGAGAAGCCCAACATTCGGTGGAATGATGTGGCTGGGCTGGAGGGGGCCAAGGAAGCCCTCAAAGAAGCTGTCATTTTGCCAATTAAATTCCCACACTTGTTCACAG GCAAGCGTACGCCTTGGCGAGGGATACTGCTCTTCGGACCCCCTGGCACAGGGAAATCCTACCTGGCCAAAGCAGTGGCCACGGAGGCCAACAACTCCAccttcttctctgtgtcctcCTCGGACCTGATGTCTAAGTGGTTGGGGGAGAGTGAGAA GCTAGTCAAGAACCTGTTTGAGCTGGCCAGGCAGCACAAGCCCTCCATCATCTTCATCGATGAGGTGGATTCCCTCTGCGGGTCCCGCAATGAAAATGAGAGTGAGGCCGCCCGAAGGATCAAAACGGAGTTCTTGGTTCAGATGCAGG gGGTGGGGAATAACAACGATGGGACTCTGGTTCTTGGTGCCACAAACATCCCATGGGTGTTGGATTCAGCCATTAGAAGGAG GTTTGAAAAGAGGATTTACATCCCACTGCCCGAGGAGGCTGCCCGTGCCCAGATGTTCCGGTTGCATCTGGGGAGCACTCCCCACAATCTCACGGATGCCAACATCCATGAGCTGGCCCGGAAGACGGAAGGCTACTCAGGTGCCGACATCAGCATCATTGTGCGGGACTCCCTCATGCAGCCTGTCAGAAAAGTTCAGTCAGCAACACACTTCAAAAAG GTCTGTGGCCCTTCCCGCACCAACCCTAGCGTTATGATCGATGACCTCCTGACCCCATGCTCACCAGGGGACCCGGGGGCCATGGAGATGACTTGGATGGATGTCCCCGGTGACAAACTCCTAGAGCCTGTGGTTTGCATG ACACCTTGA
- the VPS4A gene encoding vacuolar protein sorting-associated protein 4A isoform X1 has product MTTSTLQKAIDLVTKATEEDKAKNYEEALRLYQHAVEYFLHAIKYEAHSDKAKESIRAKCMQYLDRAEKLKDYLRNKEKHGKKPVKENQSESKGSDSDSEGDNPEKKKLQEQLMGAVVIEKPNIRWNDVAGLEGAKEALKEAVILPIKFPHLFTGKRTPWRGILLFGPPGTGKSYLAKAVATEANNSTFFSVSSSDLMSKWLGESEKLVKNLFELARQHKPSIIFIDEVDSLCGSRNENESEAARRIKTEFLVQMQGVGNNNDGTLVLGATNIPWVLDSAIRRRFEKRIYIPLPEEAARAQMFRLHLGSTPHNLTDANIHELARKTEGYSGADISIIVRDSLMQPVRKVQSATHFKKVCGPSRTNPSVMIDDLLTPCSPGDPGAMEMTWMDVPGDKLLEPVVCMSDMLRSLATTRPTVNADDLLKVKKFSEDFGQES; this is encoded by the exons AAAGCCATTGATCTGGTGACAAAAGCCACAGAAGAGGATAAAGCCAAGAATTACGAGGAGGCACTCCGGCTCTACCAGCATGCCGTGGAGTATTTCCTACACGCTATCAAAT ATGAGGCACACAGCGACAAGGCCAAGGAGAGCATTCGAGCCAAGTGCATGCAGTACCTAGATCGGGCCGAGAAGCTGAAGGATTATTTACGAAACAAAGAGAAGCATGGCAAGAAGCCAGTGAAAGAAAATCAGAGTGAGAGCAAGGG CAGTGATAGTGACAGTGAAGGGGACaacccagagaaaaagaaattgcaagAACAACTGATGG GTGCTGTTGTGATAGAGAAGCCCAACATTCGGTGGAATGATGTGGCTGGGCTGGAGGGGGCCAAGGAAGCCCTCAAAGAAGCTGTCATTTTGCCAATTAAATTCCCACACTTGTTCACAG GCAAGCGTACGCCTTGGCGAGGGATACTGCTCTTCGGACCCCCTGGCACAGGGAAATCCTACCTGGCCAAAGCAGTGGCCACGGAGGCCAACAACTCCAccttcttctctgtgtcctcCTCGGACCTGATGTCTAAGTGGTTGGGGGAGAGTGAGAA GCTAGTCAAGAACCTGTTTGAGCTGGCCAGGCAGCACAAGCCCTCCATCATCTTCATCGATGAGGTGGATTCCCTCTGCGGGTCCCGCAATGAAAATGAGAGTGAGGCCGCCCGAAGGATCAAAACGGAGTTCTTGGTTCAGATGCAGG gGGTGGGGAATAACAACGATGGGACTCTGGTTCTTGGTGCCACAAACATCCCATGGGTGTTGGATTCAGCCATTAGAAGGAG GTTTGAAAAGAGGATTTACATCCCACTGCCCGAGGAGGCTGCCCGTGCCCAGATGTTCCGGTTGCATCTGGGGAGCACTCCCCACAATCTCACGGATGCCAACATCCATGAGCTGGCCCGGAAGACGGAAGGCTACTCAGGTGCCGACATCAGCATCATTGTGCGGGACTCCCTCATGCAGCCTGTCAGAAAAGTTCAGTCAGCAACACACTTCAAAAAG GTCTGTGGCCCTTCCCGCACCAACCCTAGCGTTATGATCGATGACCTCCTGACCCCATGCTCACCAGGGGACCCGGGGGCCATGGAGATGACTTGGATGGATGTCCCCGGTGACAAACTCCTAGAGCCTGTGGTTTGCATG TCGGACATGCTCCGGTCTCTGGCCACCACTCGGCCCACCGTGAATGCAGATGACCTCTTGAAAGTGAAGAAATTCTCAGAGGACTTTGGACAGGAGAGTTAA
- the VPS4A gene encoding vacuolar protein sorting-associated protein 4A isoform X2, with the protein MTTSTLQKAIDLVTKATEEDKAKNYEEALRLYQHAVEYFLHAIKYEAHSDKAKESIRAKCMQYLDRAEKLKDYLRNKEKHGKKPVKENQSESKGDSDSEGDNPEKKKLQEQLMGAVVIEKPNIRWNDVAGLEGAKEALKEAVILPIKFPHLFTGKRTPWRGILLFGPPGTGKSYLAKAVATEANNSTFFSVSSSDLMSKWLGESEKLVKNLFELARQHKPSIIFIDEVDSLCGSRNENESEAARRIKTEFLVQMQGVGNNNDGTLVLGATNIPWVLDSAIRRRFEKRIYIPLPEEAARAQMFRLHLGSTPHNLTDANIHELARKTEGYSGADISIIVRDSLMQPVRKVQSATHFKKVCGPSRTNPSVMIDDLLTPCSPGDPGAMEMTWMDVPGDKLLEPVVCMSDMLRSLATTRPTVNADDLLKVKKFSEDFGQES; encoded by the exons AAAGCCATTGATCTGGTGACAAAAGCCACAGAAGAGGATAAAGCCAAGAATTACGAGGAGGCACTCCGGCTCTACCAGCATGCCGTGGAGTATTTCCTACACGCTATCAAAT ATGAGGCACACAGCGACAAGGCCAAGGAGAGCATTCGAGCCAAGTGCATGCAGTACCTAGATCGGGCCGAGAAGCTGAAGGATTATTTACGAAACAAAGAGAAGCATGGCAAGAAGCCAGTGAAAGAAAATCAGAGTGAGAGCAAGGG TGATAGTGACAGTGAAGGGGACaacccagagaaaaagaaattgcaagAACAACTGATGG GTGCTGTTGTGATAGAGAAGCCCAACATTCGGTGGAATGATGTGGCTGGGCTGGAGGGGGCCAAGGAAGCCCTCAAAGAAGCTGTCATTTTGCCAATTAAATTCCCACACTTGTTCACAG GCAAGCGTACGCCTTGGCGAGGGATACTGCTCTTCGGACCCCCTGGCACAGGGAAATCCTACCTGGCCAAAGCAGTGGCCACGGAGGCCAACAACTCCAccttcttctctgtgtcctcCTCGGACCTGATGTCTAAGTGGTTGGGGGAGAGTGAGAA GCTAGTCAAGAACCTGTTTGAGCTGGCCAGGCAGCACAAGCCCTCCATCATCTTCATCGATGAGGTGGATTCCCTCTGCGGGTCCCGCAATGAAAATGAGAGTGAGGCCGCCCGAAGGATCAAAACGGAGTTCTTGGTTCAGATGCAGG gGGTGGGGAATAACAACGATGGGACTCTGGTTCTTGGTGCCACAAACATCCCATGGGTGTTGGATTCAGCCATTAGAAGGAG GTTTGAAAAGAGGATTTACATCCCACTGCCCGAGGAGGCTGCCCGTGCCCAGATGTTCCGGTTGCATCTGGGGAGCACTCCCCACAATCTCACGGATGCCAACATCCATGAGCTGGCCCGGAAGACGGAAGGCTACTCAGGTGCCGACATCAGCATCATTGTGCGGGACTCCCTCATGCAGCCTGTCAGAAAAGTTCAGTCAGCAACACACTTCAAAAAG GTCTGTGGCCCTTCCCGCACCAACCCTAGCGTTATGATCGATGACCTCCTGACCCCATGCTCACCAGGGGACCCGGGGGCCATGGAGATGACTTGGATGGATGTCCCCGGTGACAAACTCCTAGAGCCTGTGGTTTGCATG TCGGACATGCTCCGGTCTCTGGCCACCACTCGGCCCACCGTGAATGCAGATGACCTCTTGAAAGTGAAGAAATTCTCAGAGGACTTTGGACAGGAGAGTTAA